In Nerophis ophidion isolate RoL-2023_Sa linkage group LG03, RoL_Noph_v1.0, whole genome shotgun sequence, the following are encoded in one genomic region:
- the LOC133549873 gene encoding creatine kinase, testis isozyme-like: protein MSDIIEQVCQKMANLQLKGLTAEDEYPDLSKHNNHMAKFLTMDMYKGLRERTTPNGFTIDRVIQTGVDNPGHPYIMTVGCVAGDEESYEVFKELLDLVIEDRHGGYKPTDMHKTDLNPENLVGGDDLDPEYVLSSRVRTGRSVRGFCLPPLCRRGERRAVEKLSVEVLDSLTGDLQGKYYSLRNLSEAEQQQLIDDHLLFDKPVSPLLLASRMARDWPSGRGIWHNNNKTFLVWVNEEDHLRVISMEKGGNLKQVFTRFCTGLTEIESLFKNKGFSFMWNEHLGYILTCPSNLGTGLRAGVHVKLPNMSKHGEFEEVLKRLRLQKRGTGGVDTDAVGGVFDISNSDRLGFSEVELVQMVVDGVKLLVEMEKKLEKGESIDDLMPTQK from the exons ATGTCAGACATTATTGAACAAGT CTGTCAAAAAATGGCCAACCTTCAGTTGAAGGGTCTGACAGCTGAGGACGAGTACCCAGATCTCAGTAAGCACAACAACCACATGGCCAAGTTCTTAACCATGGATATGTACAAAGGACTGAGGGAACGGACCACCCCCAATGGCTTCACCATAGACCGCGTCATCCAGACAGGCGTGGACAATCCGG GTCACCCCTACATCATGACTGTGGGCTGTGTGGCGGGAGACGAAGAGTCGTACGAGGTTTTCAAAGAGCTTCTAGACTTGGTCATTGAGGACCGACATGGAGGCTACAAACCGACAGACATGCACAAAACTGACCTCAACCCAGAAAACCTTGTG GGCGGAGATGACCTGGACCCTGAATATGTTCTGAGCTCCCGTGTCCGTACGGGCCGCAGCGTACGCGGCTTCTGCCTGCCGCCGCTCTGCAGACGAGGAGAGAGACGCGCCGTAGAAAAGCTTTCAGTCGAAG TTCTGGATTCACTAACTGGTGACCTGCAAGGGAAATACTACTCCTTGAGGAACCTATCAGAAGCAGAGCAGCAGCAGCTGATTGATGACCACTTGCTCTTTGACAAGCCAGTGTCTCCTCTGCTGCTGGCCTCAAGGATGGCCCGTGACTGGCCGTCAGGCAGAGGCATCTG gcacaacaacaacaagacgttCCTGGTGTGGGTGAATGAGGAGGACCATCTGCGAGTGATCTCCATGGAGAAAGGAGGCAACTTGAAACAAGTGTTCACTCGCTTCTGCACCGGACTCACTGAG ATTGAGTCGCTGTTCAAGAACAAAGGGTTTTCTTTCATGTGGAATGAGCACCTGGGCTACATCCTGACTTGCCCATCCAACCTCGGCACTGGTCTGCGTGCTGGTGTCCACGTAAAGCTTCCGAACATGAGCAAGCACGGCGAGTTTGAAGAAGTTCTCAAGAGGCTGAGGCTTCAGAAACGTGGAACTG GTGGCGTGGACACCGATGCTGTTGGTGGAGTCTTTGACATCTCAAACTCTGACAGACTTGGCTTCTCTGAGGTGGAGCTGGTGCAGATGGTGGTGGATGGTGTCAAGCTGCTGGTGGAGATGGAGAAGAAACTGGAGAAGGGGGAGTCCATCGATGACCTGATGCCCACCCAGAAGTAG